The following proteins come from a genomic window of Leptospira dzoumogneensis:
- a CDS encoding neutral/alkaline non-lysosomal ceramidase N-terminal domain-containing protein yields MKKFSLAIILPFLFLFFSGSTFSGTAKPQIKDFNFEAGMSKVDITGPPTGIMFWGYAQEGQKGEGIHLRQFARALVIKDPKTGKVLAYVTAELGGVPHEIQRDVVARLKKEVDPNFNLANVLLNASHTHSAPAGFFHYIQNSIYTTKFFPEYYSVITNGIFQAIKEAYSKKEIAQLLIGSAIVEGAGVNRSLAAYQANPKEERDKYNSDTDKTMIQISVNTRRGVIGIVNWFGVHTTSMTFDNHLVSTDNKGYASYLSEFEAAKRGQKDFIAIFAQANEGDVTPNLNLNNTGPGKDMFESTKIIGERQYLASSKILNDENLRALPSGLNYTQSFIDMPNSIVRKEFSETGKDERTCLSAYGYALAAGSTEEGGGHWLFHEGMKDEDRKFYIDWLAARLLQAPSDDLRVCQKPKAILFPMGETKPDPSLSQILPLGLATIGDFALIVSPNEVTTMSSRRMKETVKKVLGSKIKDIALSGLTNDFAGYITTKEEYSTQQYEGGHTLHGPFSLDLFRQEYDRLANDLLQNKTSNQGPSPKDLSSTVVGTDVPNRDKISSFEPNIKTPNRSVAKIGETVSCEVSSVNPNISYPKQKSYFDVEKKEGDKWITAYTDSSWATKFYYKRSFLPLFDDKIRLVWETDKNDVPGVYRLKHSSFYLNKEGKEVPFSIDCPEFELK; encoded by the coding sequence TTTAGCGATTATTCTTCCGTTCTTGTTCTTGTTTTTTTCCGGGTCGACATTTTCCGGAACTGCCAAACCTCAGATTAAGGATTTTAATTTCGAGGCAGGAATGTCCAAGGTAGATATCACAGGACCTCCGACCGGGATCATGTTCTGGGGTTATGCTCAAGAAGGCCAAAAAGGAGAAGGTATACATCTACGACAATTCGCAAGGGCCCTGGTCATCAAAGATCCTAAAACCGGAAAAGTATTAGCGTATGTAACTGCGGAACTAGGCGGAGTCCCTCATGAAATACAAAGAGATGTAGTAGCTCGATTGAAGAAGGAAGTGGATCCTAATTTCAATTTAGCGAATGTTCTTCTGAACGCTTCTCATACTCATAGCGCTCCAGCCGGATTTTTTCACTATATTCAAAATTCAATATATACTACTAAGTTTTTTCCCGAATATTATTCGGTAATCACAAACGGTATCTTTCAGGCTATTAAAGAGGCTTATTCCAAGAAAGAAATAGCTCAGTTATTGATCGGAAGCGCAATTGTAGAAGGAGCCGGAGTCAACCGTTCCTTAGCTGCCTACCAAGCAAATCCTAAGGAAGAAAGAGATAAATATAATTCTGATACGGATAAAACTATGATCCAAATTTCTGTGAATACCAGAAGAGGTGTAATCGGGATCGTAAACTGGTTCGGGGTCCATACTACAAGTATGACATTCGACAATCATTTAGTATCTACGGATAATAAAGGATACGCTTCTTATCTTTCGGAATTTGAAGCCGCAAAAAGAGGACAAAAGGATTTTATCGCGATCTTTGCCCAAGCAAATGAAGGAGATGTGACTCCCAACCTGAATCTGAACAATACAGGTCCTGGAAAGGATATGTTCGAAAGTACAAAGATCATCGGGGAAAGACAATATCTTGCGAGTTCTAAGATCTTAAATGATGAAAATCTGAGAGCATTACCTTCCGGTCTCAATTATACTCAATCCTTTATAGATATGCCAAACTCGATCGTTCGTAAGGAATTTTCAGAAACTGGAAAAGACGAAAGAACTTGTTTGTCAGCTTACGGATATGCATTAGCGGCAGGTTCGACGGAAGAAGGCGGAGGGCATTGGCTTTTCCACGAAGGAATGAAGGACGAAGACAGGAAATTCTATATCGATTGGCTGGCCGCAAGATTACTACAGGCTCCAAGCGATGATTTGAGAGTTTGTCAAAAACCTAAAGCGATCCTTTTCCCTATGGGAGAAACAAAACCGGATCCTTCTCTTTCTCAAATTCTACCTTTGGGACTTGCTACAATCGGCGATTTTGCCCTGATCGTTTCACCTAATGAAGTCACTACGATGTCCAGTAGAAGGATGAAAGAAACAGTCAAAAAAGTTTTAGGCTCTAAGATCAAAGACATCGCTCTTTCGGGACTGACCAACGATTTCGCAGGATATATCACTACCAAGGAAGAATATTCTACCCAACAATACGAAGGAGGTCATACACTTCATGGTCCGTTTAGCTTAGATCTTTTCAGACAAGAATACGACAGACTTGCAAATGATCTTTTGCAGAATAAAACAAGCAACCAAGGACCTTCTCCCAAAGACCTAAGTTCTACAGTTGTAGGCACTGATGTTCCGAATAGAGATAAGATCTCTTCTTTCGAACCTAATATCAAAACCCCAAATAGGAGTGTTGCAAAGATTGGAGAAACAGTTTCTTGCGAAGTGAGTTCCGTAAATCCGAACATCTCTTATCCAAAACAAAAATCCTATTTTGATGTGGAGAAAAAAGAAGGAGATAAATGGATCACCGCTTATACGGATTCCAGTTGGGCCACTAAATTCTATTATAAAAGATCATTCTTACCTTTGTTCGATGATAAGATCCGATTGGTTTGGGAAACGGATAAGAATGATGTGCCTGGAGTTTATAGACTAAAACATTCTTCCTTCTATCTAAACAAGGAAGGGAAAGAAGTCCCATTCTCCATTGATTGCCCCGAATTCGAATTAAAATAG
- a CDS encoding acetyl-CoA C-acetyltransferase: MEEAVLLDGIRTPFGNFGGTLKDVSAVDLGVLVSKSLLERTGVNPSDIGESIFGNVVPTGKEAIYLARHIGLKTGLPITVPALTLNRLCGSGMEAIIQAAKKIYLGESEAVLAGGSESMSNAPYVVRNARWGVKYGSAEFEDSLEQGLTDQYVGLIMGATAENLADQYKISRTEQDEWAGISQTRAEKATVEGRLKEEILPVTVGGKKPVTLEKDEFIKGAASIEKLSGLRPAFREGGTVTAGNASGLNDGAAATIITSASYAKKIGKKPLAIIRGYGHAGCDPAKMGIGPALAIPIALKKAGLKLSDMSLVEVNEAFAAQYLAVQKELGLNPEITNVNGGAVAIGHPLGASGARVTITLAYELRRRKAKYGVASLCIGGGQGIALILENPEA; this comes from the coding sequence ATGGAAGAAGCAGTTTTGTTGGACGGGATCCGCACCCCTTTCGGAAATTTCGGCGGAACATTAAAAGATGTAAGCGCAGTGGATTTAGGAGTACTAGTTTCCAAATCCTTGCTGGAAAGAACAGGAGTCAATCCTTCCGATATAGGTGAGTCTATTTTCGGGAACGTGGTCCCTACAGGAAAAGAAGCTATCTATCTCGCTAGACATATTGGACTCAAGACCGGATTACCGATCACAGTTCCTGCCCTGACCTTGAACAGACTTTGCGGTTCCGGAATGGAAGCAATCATCCAAGCGGCTAAAAAAATCTACTTGGGAGAATCGGAAGCGGTTCTTGCAGGTGGATCCGAGTCCATGAGCAATGCGCCTTACGTTGTGCGTAACGCAAGATGGGGAGTTAAATACGGTTCCGCTGAATTCGAAGATTCATTAGAGCAAGGACTTACTGACCAATACGTTGGACTTATCATGGGCGCTACTGCGGAAAATCTTGCAGACCAATACAAGATCAGCAGAACAGAACAAGATGAATGGGCAGGCATCTCCCAAACTAGGGCGGAAAAAGCTACGGTAGAAGGTAGACTAAAAGAAGAAATCCTTCCTGTGACCGTTGGCGGAAAAAAACCGGTTACATTAGAAAAAGATGAATTTATCAAAGGTGCCGCTTCTATCGAAAAACTTTCAGGTTTAAGACCAGCATTTAGGGAAGGTGGAACAGTTACCGCAGGAAACGCGTCCGGTTTGAATGACGGAGCTGCTGCTACAATTATTACTTCCGCCTCTTACGCTAAAAAGATCGGTAAAAAACCTTTAGCAATCATCAGAGGATACGGACATGCGGGATGTGATCCTGCAAAAATGGGGATCGGACCTGCGTTAGCGATCCCGATCGCTCTTAAAAAAGCGGGCTTAAAACTTTCAGACATGAGCCTTGTAGAAGTGAACGAAGCGTTTGCAGCTCAGTATCTTGCTGTCCAAAAAGAATTGGGCCTAAATCCTGAGATCACGAACGTAAACGGCGGAGCAGTCGCGATCGGACATCCACTCGGAGCAAGCGGTGCGAGAGTGACGATCACTTTGGCTTACGAACTTAGAAGAAGAAAGGCAAAATACGGAGTCGCTTCTCTATGTATCGGTGGTGGCCAAGGGATCGCTCTTATCCTGGAAAACCCGGAAGCATAA
- a CDS encoding LLM class flavin-dependent oxidoreductase yields the protein MIRLSVLDQSPIRKGGTAFQAVQETIELAKLTDRLGYHRYWVSEHHNILGLAGSSPEVLISHLAGETKGIRMGSGGIMLPNHSSLKVAENFRMLETLFPGRIDLGLGRAPGGDRLTAAILNPSNSFVQNDFIQQLMDLRDFLTDNAEPDSIQEKVKAIPVAETCPELWILTSSGESALIAAHFGIALSFAQFINPTGGYASIQAYKDRFQPSEALLTPYASVGIFVLCADTKEKAEELQAVMDRQLLNIEKGISEGILSYEEIKPYVYSDMERVRLLYNRGRMIAGTPDTVKKRILDLTEEYGIDEVVVSTITYDFKDRVRSYELLAEAFELEKRL from the coding sequence ATGATCCGATTAAGTGTTTTAGATCAGTCTCCAATTCGTAAGGGCGGGACTGCATTCCAAGCCGTCCAGGAGACGATCGAACTTGCAAAACTTACCGATAGGCTGGGTTACCATAGATATTGGGTTTCAGAACATCATAATATACTTGGCCTGGCCGGATCTTCTCCGGAGGTATTGATCTCTCATCTTGCTGGTGAAACAAAAGGGATCCGTATGGGTTCCGGCGGTATCATGCTTCCCAACCATAGTTCTCTTAAAGTCGCCGAAAATTTTAGAATGTTAGAGACTTTGTTCCCGGGAAGAATAGATCTTGGGCTTGGCAGGGCCCCCGGTGGAGATCGACTAACGGCCGCTATATTGAATCCTTCTAATAGTTTTGTCCAAAATGATTTTATACAGCAGTTGATGGATTTACGGGATTTTTTGACGGATAATGCGGAGCCTGATTCTATCCAAGAGAAGGTAAAAGCGATCCCTGTTGCGGAAACCTGTCCTGAACTTTGGATCTTAACTTCTAGTGGAGAAAGCGCTTTGATTGCGGCTCATTTTGGAATCGCTCTATCTTTCGCTCAGTTTATCAATCCTACCGGAGGATATGCGAGTATCCAAGCTTATAAAGACCGATTCCAACCTTCGGAAGCTCTTTTGACTCCTTATGCAAGCGTAGGAATATTCGTGTTATGTGCGGATACAAAAGAGAAGGCAGAAGAACTACAAGCTGTAATGGACAGACAACTTTTAAATATTGAAAAAGGGATCAGCGAGGGTATACTTTCTTACGAAGAAATTAAACCTTATGTATATTCCGATATGGAAAGGGTTAGATTATTGTATAATCGGGGGAGAATGATTGCAGGGACTCCCGATACGGTTAAAAAAAGGATTTTAGATCTGACCGAAGAATATGGGATTGATGAAGTAGTGGTTTCTACGATCACTTATGATTTTAAAGACAGGGTTCGTTCTTACGAACTTTTGGCAGAAGCTTTCGAATTGGAAAAAAGATTATAA
- a CDS encoding SDR family NAD(P)-dependent oxidoreductase: MDTQLKDKIALVTGSTAGIGLAIATGLAAEGAQVIVNGRTKARVEEAISTIQKKVPKANLLGVEADFSSKEEVNKIASKFPNVDILVNNVGIFEPKDFVEIPDEDWIRFFELNVLSGVRLSRAYLPSMLKKNWGRILFISSESGIQIPNEMIHYGVTKSAQISLGRGIAELTKGTNVTVNSILPGPTRSEGVEGFLEDLAKQQNVSTATVEKEFFKNARPTSLLQRFATVEEVANLVVYLSSPLSSATNGAALRVDGGVVKSAF; this comes from the coding sequence ATGGATACCCAACTCAAAGATAAAATAGCATTAGTTACAGGATCAACCGCCGGGATCGGACTCGCAATCGCCACGGGCCTAGCGGCAGAAGGAGCACAGGTCATCGTAAACGGAAGGACCAAGGCAAGGGTAGAAGAGGCAATCTCTACCATACAGAAAAAAGTCCCAAAAGCAAATCTTCTAGGAGTAGAAGCGGATTTTTCCAGCAAGGAAGAAGTAAATAAAATCGCATCAAAATTCCCTAATGTAGATATTCTTGTGAATAATGTCGGGATCTTCGAACCTAAAGATTTTGTGGAAATCCCGGACGAGGATTGGATCCGTTTTTTCGAATTGAACGTTCTGAGCGGGGTTCGACTTTCCAGGGCCTATCTGCCTTCTATGCTTAAAAAGAATTGGGGAAGGATCTTATTTATATCGAGTGAATCAGGGATACAGATCCCGAATGAAATGATCCATTATGGAGTTACCAAAAGTGCTCAGATCTCTTTGGGCAGAGGAATTGCGGAACTCACAAAAGGAACCAATGTAACAGTAAATTCTATTCTACCGGGACCAACTCGTTCCGAAGGTGTAGAAGGATTTTTAGAAGATCTAGCAAAACAACAAAACGTTTCCACTGCAACCGTTGAAAAAGAATTTTTCAAAAACGCAAGACCAACTTCTCTTTTACAAAGATTCGCAACAGTGGAAGAAGTCGCAAATTTGGTAGTGTATCTTTCTTCTCCACTTTCTTCCGCTACAAATGGTGCTGCACTCAGAGTGGATGGCGGAGTGGTCAAGTCTGCATTCTAA
- a CDS encoding methylated-DNA--[protein]-cysteine S-methyltransferase produces MILSKEIQSPLGILLAGAVKEGICLLEFAEKERLELQLTRLKKVFGEDIQPGESKFFQQLEEQLQEYFEGKRKDFDVPLVVLGTDFQKKAWDALHSVVYGKTNSYEAQAIRIGDKNAVRAVAKANGENRIAILIPCHRIVGKSGDLTGYGGGLWRKKFLLELEQKFSDSPTLPFFRGE; encoded by the coding sequence ATGATCCTAAGTAAAGAAATCCAATCCCCTTTAGGAATACTTCTCGCGGGCGCAGTAAAAGAAGGTATCTGTCTTTTGGAATTCGCGGAAAAAGAGAGGCTGGAACTCCAACTCACTCGTCTCAAAAAAGTTTTCGGTGAGGATATCCAACCAGGAGAAAGTAAGTTTTTCCAACAGTTAGAAGAACAGCTTCAAGAATATTTCGAGGGCAAAAGAAAGGACTTCGATGTTCCTCTGGTAGTCTTAGGCACTGATTTTCAGAAAAAAGCTTGGGACGCACTGCATTCAGTAGTTTACGGAAAAACAAATTCTTACGAGGCCCAGGCAATCCGGATCGGTGATAAAAACGCAGTCCGCGCAGTTGCAAAAGCAAATGGAGAAAACAGGATAGCAATCCTGATCCCATGTCATAGGATCGTCGGCAAAAGTGGAGATTTGACAGGCTACGGTGGAGGTCTTTGGAGAAAAAAATTCCTGCTCGAGTTAGAGCAAAAATTTTCCGATTCTCCTACCTTACCTTTTTTCCGAGGTGAATAA
- a CDS encoding amidohydrolase family protein — MAPQIRKISGKFQNSKGSFIGTVELDPKTGLILSIQKDKILQSSNAEELAFDPDKFTIFSGFGDIHVHAREDESGKHKYKEDFLSAGNAAINGGVIHIADMPNNPIPPTDDITYSKKRELADHSPVRITLYAGIGPHTKPLKAHVPYKAFMGPSIGELFFYSNEQLEETIRHYKGCNISFHCEDPEILEKSQNETYHEDRRPAIAETLATDFALYLIEKYELVGKLCHYSTEEGLKKIIDARKRGVKVKCEVTPTHLYFDRTMLTDENRHWFQMNPPLRGPEDKHALLQGVKEGWIDFLATDHAPHSIEEKLKGTSGISQLDTYSLFVTWLHKTAGISLEKISEICAENPGDFVAEFLPKEYGKGFGKIEEGYCGSFTVLDFQTPTTFKKEDIKSKSGWSPFEGVIFPGSIASVIHLGKKVR; from the coding sequence ATGGCTCCTCAAATCCGAAAAATTTCGGGAAAATTCCAAAACTCCAAAGGATCTTTTATAGGGACAGTGGAACTGGACCCTAAAACCGGACTTATACTTTCCATCCAAAAGGATAAAATATTACAATCTTCTAATGCAGAAGAGCTGGCGTTTGATCCGGACAAGTTTACGATCTTTTCGGGTTTCGGCGATATTCATGTACATGCAAGAGAAGATGAATCCGGAAAACATAAATACAAAGAGGATTTTTTATCCGCTGGAAATGCAGCGATCAATGGAGGTGTGATCCATATTGCGGACATGCCTAATAATCCGATCCCTCCGACGGATGATATTACTTATTCCAAGAAGAGAGAACTTGCAGATCATTCTCCTGTTCGTATCACTTTATATGCAGGAATCGGTCCTCATACAAAACCTTTAAAGGCACATGTTCCATATAAAGCGTTCATGGGTCCTTCTATCGGAGAATTATTCTTTTATTCCAATGAGCAGTTAGAAGAGACCATCCGCCATTACAAAGGTTGTAATATTAGTTTTCATTGTGAAGATCCTGAAATTTTAGAAAAGAGCCAGAACGAAACTTATCATGAAGATAGAAGGCCCGCTATTGCGGAAACTTTGGCTACCGACTTCGCACTTTACCTGATCGAAAAATATGAACTGGTCGGAAAGTTATGCCATTATTCTACGGAAGAAGGTTTGAAGAAGATCATAGATGCAAGAAAGAGAGGAGTCAAAGTAAAATGTGAAGTGACTCCCACTCATTTATATTTTGATCGGACCATGCTTACCGACGAAAATCGTCATTGGTTCCAAATGAATCCACCTTTGAGAGGACCCGAAGATAAACATGCTCTTCTCCAAGGAGTCAAAGAAGGTTGGATCGATTTTTTAGCAACCGATCACGCACCTCATTCTATAGAAGAAAAACTAAAAGGTACATCCGGCATTTCTCAATTGGATACGTATTCTTTATTCGTGACCTGGCTGCATAAGACTGCAGGAATTTCATTGGAAAAAATTTCTGAAATTTGTGCGGAGAATCCAGGAGATTTCGTGGCGGAATTTTTACCTAAAGAATACGGGAAAGGTTTCGGAAAGATAGAAGAAGGTTACTGCGGAAGTTTTACCGTTCTGGATTTTCAAACTCCAACTACATTCAAAAAAGAAGATATAAAGAGTAAGAGTGGTTGGTCTCCTTTCGAAGGTGTAATATTCCCAGGAAGTATCGCTTCTGTTATTCACCTCGGAAAAAAGGTAAGGTAG
- a CDS encoding tetratricopeptide repeat protein, whose protein sequence is MAVLTFSSVSYLTGFILSGLCAFFLLIRKEKYETTLHLGWVFLYCALLELSFLLGTSFFHPLSFLHRWVSLPSAFLLCAHLCLYFFLLNSQTSEKTGRILLGAGYFLALSILVLHIIGTIFAKPVYDFGGGVYDVIHRADERVIFWFGVLYVSVILLFGVWRGFQAHRSDIQLMALSLWVPFLLLLGTTILFHLKEIAYPIDRAIGLSFWNPIFLTALFLAWLIHLRASGEAFSLRSPILLGIILLILFVFQGSSWLFLQPGLESFNETVKERLKAQDLSPDSYSLSVQDNDGFVLTASGGLETSFFAEPKRDLILSFIWNNPSALNKEFPSYAKVAESLKGSEKYSENLIGFSKGLEKIRKKVRNLPPKDLREGILEQISPDVKDEKLSLFLKILSGSVKNSSAEGESLRSFTLDQMRELIPEGEPHFRRIPGLAMGEYYYSVIQKSPGKTQMKEIGIPYQEFLAFETGLLKKPVLAFLVCILLFSIAINSFFSFFVIHPLDRLYSALELATEGDLQRELHPEAWDEIGSLADQFNRMIQSVRTEEGSEYSSFNRNEAPSGPGGGISSWKEISDRIKKTSSVSELKKFLSDLQGSRDPHPVRSKLILKLGLKIKDYQTAYMAAQELREMGIVKDPEMLFILSYCAKKMGDIQEAIRLSEELRSISEGHSQNNLHLADMYYHTNRLDEARDLAIQIRKEQGPSAAVTKLLNAIEKKGA, encoded by the coding sequence ATGGCTGTTTTAACTTTTTCCAGCGTCAGTTATCTCACCGGATTTATTCTTTCCGGGCTCTGCGCTTTTTTTCTATTAATTAGAAAGGAAAAGTACGAAACAACCTTACATTTAGGCTGGGTATTCTTATATTGCGCGTTACTCGAGCTTTCTTTTTTGCTCGGGACTTCTTTTTTTCATCCTCTTTCCTTTTTACATAGATGGGTTTCGCTTCCTTCTGCGTTTTTACTATGCGCCCATCTTTGTTTGTATTTTTTTCTGCTGAATTCTCAGACTTCCGAAAAGACGGGAAGGATCTTATTAGGCGCCGGATACTTTCTGGCCCTAAGCATTTTGGTACTGCATATAATAGGAACGATATTTGCCAAACCTGTTTATGATTTCGGTGGAGGAGTCTACGACGTAATCCATAGGGCCGACGAAAGAGTGATCTTTTGGTTCGGGGTGCTTTATGTTTCTGTAATATTACTTTTTGGGGTTTGGAGAGGTTTCCAGGCGCATAGATCCGACATTCAGCTAATGGCGCTTTCTCTTTGGGTGCCTTTTTTACTTTTGCTTGGGACTACGATCCTTTTCCACCTGAAAGAGATCGCTTATCCTATAGACAGAGCGATCGGACTTTCTTTTTGGAATCCAATTTTTCTGACTGCATTATTTCTTGCTTGGCTCATTCATTTAAGAGCCTCCGGAGAAGCTTTCAGTCTTAGGTCTCCTATTTTACTCGGCATCATATTATTAATATTATTCGTGTTCCAGGGAAGCAGTTGGCTCTTTTTACAACCCGGGTTGGAGTCTTTCAACGAAACGGTTAAGGAAAGGTTGAAGGCTCAGGATCTTTCTCCTGATTCTTATTCACTTTCCGTGCAGGACAATGACGGATTTGTTCTGACTGCCTCCGGAGGATTGGAGACTTCTTTTTTTGCGGAACCTAAAAGAGATCTGATACTTTCTTTTATTTGGAACAATCCTTCCGCTTTAAATAAGGAATTTCCTTCTTACGCAAAGGTTGCGGAGTCTCTAAAAGGTTCGGAGAAATATTCCGAAAATCTAATAGGTTTTTCTAAAGGATTGGAGAAGATCCGTAAAAAGGTCCGAAATCTTCCTCCTAAAGATCTGCGGGAAGGTATTTTAGAGCAGATCTCTCCGGATGTTAAGGACGAAAAACTTTCCTTATTCTTAAAGATACTTTCCGGATCCGTTAAAAATTCTTCGGCAGAAGGGGAGTCATTACGCAGTTTTACATTGGACCAAATGAGAGAACTTATCCCGGAAGGAGAACCTCATTTTAGAAGGATCCCAGGACTTGCGATGGGAGAATATTATTATTCCGTAATCCAAAAATCTCCGGGCAAAACTCAAATGAAAGAGATCGGAATTCCGTATCAGGAATTTTTGGCATTTGAGACAGGGCTCTTGAAAAAACCTGTGCTTGCGTTTTTAGTTTGTATTCTTCTTTTTTCTATTGCGATCAATTCGTTTTTCTCCTTCTTCGTGATCCATCCTTTGGATAGATTATACTCCGCATTGGAACTTGCTACCGAGGGAGATCTACAAAGAGAATTACATCCGGAAGCTTGGGATGAGATCGGAAGTTTAGCGGATCAATTTAATAGAATGATCCAGTCCGTCAGAACGGAAGAAGGTTCCGAATATTCTTCTTTTAACCGGAATGAAGCTCCATCGGGACCGGGTGGAGGAATTTCTTCTTGGAAAGAAATTTCAGATAGGATCAAAAAGACTAGTTCAGTTTCGGAATTGAAAAAATTCCTTTCTGACCTACAAGGAAGCCGGGACCCACATCCAGTTCGTTCTAAGTTGATCTTAAAACTTGGATTGAAGATCAAGGATTATCAAACCGCTTATATGGCAGCGCAAGAATTAAGAGAGATGGGGATCGTAAAAGATCCTGAAATGCTTTTTATACTCTCTTATTGTGCTAAAAAAATGGGAGATATCCAAGAAGCAATTCGTTTGTCGGAAGAGCTAAGATCTATCTCCGAAGGTCATTCCCAGAACAATCTGCATCTTGCGGATATGTATTATCATACAAATCGTTTGGATGAGGCCAGGGACCTTGCGATCCAAATTCGTAAAGAGCAGGGACCTTCTGCGGCAGTTACGAAACTTTTGAATGCGATAGAAAAAAAAGGCGCCTGA